One stretch of Anguilla anguilla isolate fAngAng1 chromosome 5, fAngAng1.pri, whole genome shotgun sequence DNA includes these proteins:
- the spata5l1 gene encoding spermatogenesis-associated protein 5-like protein 1 isoform X1, whose protein sequence is MLLKVLPLDTGDAGTQRCRLGPGLMASLGLRIGSPVHITITGGECLCTAWPRSDQADGFLQLDTKCTTKDLKAINFNNLSVSLEQIKAICSQKLKGVRVNVVVQCIEVKKHSSGFIHDLVKEMLRGMCVARQYIVDVSHLKTQVELILIEHIDPFCTDSGFITSKTSVNIGEIKTLNNYRCELQKSPSILLGGLEDVCASLKEILSLPLRYPETLQKLGLSYPKGVLLIGPPGVGKTMLVRNVVMEVSAALITVNGPVILGSRPGESEENLRRTFKQASEAAQEGPCVLFIDEIDSLCPRRAGSTSAPQNRVVAQLLTLMDGIGSDARFVIIGATNQPDTLDPALRRPGRFDREVIIGVPTLHQRKSILDVLSSKMSLSDDVDFVALAEMTTGYVGADLSALCREAALQAILRGSQDSQSQKIDMKHFLEALKKVQPSCLRSSIGLTDFKPISWDQIGGLEDVKLKLKQSIEWPMKFPEAFIRLGLSRPRGVLLHGPPGCAKTTLVKAAASSSHCAFLSVSGADLFSPFVGDSEKALAQLFRQARACAPSILFLDEIDSILGSRSDSRAPHSVQARMLSVLLNELDGVGFKVQERRGTQRESCHLEGSTEFQQEQQMDCQEVCNQDVMIVAATNRPGALDSALLRPGRLDQIIYVPPPDMEARLAILEICTKRMPLESDVCLKELARQTILFSGADLENLCKEAALSTLQEEGMDASSIKHRYFIKSLQSMTPSLKGQQIDHYQQLFTS, encoded by the exons ATGCTCTTGAAAGTGTTACCGTTGGACACTGGCGACGCAGGAACTCAGAGATGCAGGTTGGGGCCAGGTTTAATGGCATCCCTGGGACTGCGGATTGGGTCCCCGGTTCATATCACCATCACTGGAGGGGAatgcctatgtactgcatggcCAAGGAGTGACCAGGCCGATGGCTTTTTGCAGTTAGacacaaaatgtacaacaaAGGATCTCAAAGCAATCAATTTCAACAACCTGTCTGTCAGTCTAGAGCAAATCAAAGCAATATGTTCTCAAAAGCTAAAaggtgtgagagtgaatgtagTTGTTCAATGCATAGAGGTTAAGAAACATTCATCTGGTTTCATTCATGACCTTGTGAAAGAGATGCTTCGAGGAATGTGTGTAGCGAGGCAATATATTGTTGATGTTAGTCATTTGAAAACACAAGTGGAGCTTATTCTGATTGAGCATATAGATCCGTTCTGCACTGACAGTGGCTTTATCACTTCTAAAACCAGCGTGAACATAGGAGAGATCAAAACTCTCAACAACTACAGATGCGAGCTTCAGAAATCACCTAGCATATTATTGGGAGGATTGGAGGACGTCTGTGCATCACTGAAAGAAATTCTCAGTTTGCCCCTCCGCTACCCTGAAACACTGCAAAAGCTGGGTCTTTCTTATCCTAAAGGGGTGCTCCTTATTGGTCCTCCAGGGGTTGGCAAGACCATGCTAGTAAGAAATGTGGTGATGGAAGTTAGTGCCGCTTTGATAACAGTTAATGGGCCTGTGATTCTGGGGTCCAGGcctggagagagtgaggaaaaCCTAAGGAGGACATTCAAACAAGCAAGTGAGGCTGCCCAAGAAGGGCCGTGTGTCTTGTTCATAGATGAAATTGACTCATTGTGCCCGAGGCGAGCTGGCTCAACTAGTGCTCCTCAGAACAGGGTGGTAGCACAACTGTTAACGCTTATGGATGGCATTGGTAGCGATGCACGTTTTGTCATCATTGGAGCCACCAACCAACCAGACACTTTGGATCCTGCCttgagaagaccaggaagatttGACAGAGAG gTCATCATTGGTGTGCCAACACTTCACCAAAGAAAGTCTATCCTGGACGTGCTCAGCTCTAAGATGTCCCTCTCTGACGATGTGGATTTTGTTGCATTAGCTGAAATGACCACAGGGTATGTGGGAGCTGACCTGAGTGCGCTCTGCCGAGAAGCTGCTTTGCAAGCCATTCTTCGTGGCTCCCAG GATTCTCAGAGTCAAAAGATAGATATGAAACATTTCCTTGAAGCACTAAAGAAGGTTCAGCCCTCCTGCCTTAGAAGCAGCATCGGACTAACCGATTTCAAACCAATCTCCTGGGACCAAATAGGTGGATTGGAAGATGtcaaactaaaactgaaacag agCATTGAATGGCCCATGAAGTTTCCAGAAGCCTTCATCAGGCTTGGTCTATCCCGTCCACGTGGTGTCCTGCTGCATGGTCCTCCCGGATGCGCCAAAACCACGCTTGTAAAAGCTGCCGCCTCTTCCTCGCACTGTgctttcctgtctgtcagtggAGCTGACCTCTTCTCACCATTTGTTGGGGATTCAGAAAAAGCCTTGGCTCAG ctcttcCGTCAGGCCCGAGCCTGTGCTCCATCCATCCTCTTCCTTGATGAGATTGACTCCATCCTGGGCTCCCGCTCTGACAGTAGAGCGCCCCACAGTGTCCAGGCAAGgatgctgtctgtgctgcttaATGAGCTGGATGGAGTGGGATTTAAGGtccaggagaggagggggacacagagggagagtTGTCATCTTGAGGGATCCACTGAGTTCCAGCAGGAGCAACAG ATGGACTGCCAGGAAGTATGCAACCAGGATGTAATGATTGTAGCTGCAACGAACAGACCTGGAGCGCTGGACAGTGCTCTGCTACGACCAGGCAGGCTGGACCAGATCATCTATGTGCCACCACCTGACATGGAG GCCCGGCTGGCTATCCTAGAGATCTGCACTAAGAGGATGCCTTTGGAGTCTGATGTCTGTCTGAAAGAGCTGGCACGGCAAACCATTCTATTTTCTGGAGCTGACTTGGAAAATCTCTGCAAAGAG GCAGCACTGTCGACACTACAGGAAGAGGGCATGGATGCTTCCAGCATAAAACACAGATACTTTATTAAATCACTGCAAAGTATGACACCTTCCCTCAAGGGCCAGCAAATAGACCATTATCAGCAACTGTTCACAAGTTGA
- the spata5l1 gene encoding spermatogenesis-associated protein 5-like protein 1 isoform X2, with protein sequence MLLKVLPLDTGDAGTQRCRLGPGLMASLGLRIGSPVHITITGGECLCTAWPRSDQADGFLQLDTKCTTKDLKAINFNNLSVSLEQIKAICSQKLKGVRVNVVVQCIEVKKHSSGFIHDLVKEMLRGMCVARQYIVDVSHLKTQVELILIEHIDPFCTDSGFITSKTSVNIGEIKTLNNYRCELQKSPSILLGGLEDVCASLKEILSLPLRYPETLQKLGLSYPKGVLLIGPPGVGKTMLVRNVVMEVSAALITVNGPVILGSRPGESEENLRRTFKQASEAAQEGPCVLFIDEIDSLCPRRAGSTSAPQNRVVAQLLTLMDGIGSDARFVIIGATNQPDTLDPALRRPGRFDREVIIGVPTLHQRKSILDVLSSKMSLSDDVDFVALAEMTTGYVGADLSALCREAALQAILRGSQDSQSQKIDMKHFLEALKKVQPSCLRSSIGLTDFKPISWDQIGGLEDVKLKLKQSIEWPMKFPEAFIRLGLSRPRGVLLHGPPGCAKTTLVKAAASSSHCAFLSVSGADLFSPFVGDSEKALAQLFRQARACAPSILFLDEIDSILGSRSDSRAPHSVQARMLSVLLNELDGVGFKVQERRGTQRESCHLEGSTEFQQEQQMDCQEVCNQDVMIVAATNRPGALDSALLRPGRLDQIIYVPPPDMEARLAILEICTKRMPLESDVCLKELARQTILFSGADLENLCKEVKKCSTVDTTGRGHGCFQHKTQILY encoded by the exons ATGCTCTTGAAAGTGTTACCGTTGGACACTGGCGACGCAGGAACTCAGAGATGCAGGTTGGGGCCAGGTTTAATGGCATCCCTGGGACTGCGGATTGGGTCCCCGGTTCATATCACCATCACTGGAGGGGAatgcctatgtactgcatggcCAAGGAGTGACCAGGCCGATGGCTTTTTGCAGTTAGacacaaaatgtacaacaaAGGATCTCAAAGCAATCAATTTCAACAACCTGTCTGTCAGTCTAGAGCAAATCAAAGCAATATGTTCTCAAAAGCTAAAaggtgtgagagtgaatgtagTTGTTCAATGCATAGAGGTTAAGAAACATTCATCTGGTTTCATTCATGACCTTGTGAAAGAGATGCTTCGAGGAATGTGTGTAGCGAGGCAATATATTGTTGATGTTAGTCATTTGAAAACACAAGTGGAGCTTATTCTGATTGAGCATATAGATCCGTTCTGCACTGACAGTGGCTTTATCACTTCTAAAACCAGCGTGAACATAGGAGAGATCAAAACTCTCAACAACTACAGATGCGAGCTTCAGAAATCACCTAGCATATTATTGGGAGGATTGGAGGACGTCTGTGCATCACTGAAAGAAATTCTCAGTTTGCCCCTCCGCTACCCTGAAACACTGCAAAAGCTGGGTCTTTCTTATCCTAAAGGGGTGCTCCTTATTGGTCCTCCAGGGGTTGGCAAGACCATGCTAGTAAGAAATGTGGTGATGGAAGTTAGTGCCGCTTTGATAACAGTTAATGGGCCTGTGATTCTGGGGTCCAGGcctggagagagtgaggaaaaCCTAAGGAGGACATTCAAACAAGCAAGTGAGGCTGCCCAAGAAGGGCCGTGTGTCTTGTTCATAGATGAAATTGACTCATTGTGCCCGAGGCGAGCTGGCTCAACTAGTGCTCCTCAGAACAGGGTGGTAGCACAACTGTTAACGCTTATGGATGGCATTGGTAGCGATGCACGTTTTGTCATCATTGGAGCCACCAACCAACCAGACACTTTGGATCCTGCCttgagaagaccaggaagatttGACAGAGAG gTCATCATTGGTGTGCCAACACTTCACCAAAGAAAGTCTATCCTGGACGTGCTCAGCTCTAAGATGTCCCTCTCTGACGATGTGGATTTTGTTGCATTAGCTGAAATGACCACAGGGTATGTGGGAGCTGACCTGAGTGCGCTCTGCCGAGAAGCTGCTTTGCAAGCCATTCTTCGTGGCTCCCAG GATTCTCAGAGTCAAAAGATAGATATGAAACATTTCCTTGAAGCACTAAAGAAGGTTCAGCCCTCCTGCCTTAGAAGCAGCATCGGACTAACCGATTTCAAACCAATCTCCTGGGACCAAATAGGTGGATTGGAAGATGtcaaactaaaactgaaacag agCATTGAATGGCCCATGAAGTTTCCAGAAGCCTTCATCAGGCTTGGTCTATCCCGTCCACGTGGTGTCCTGCTGCATGGTCCTCCCGGATGCGCCAAAACCACGCTTGTAAAAGCTGCCGCCTCTTCCTCGCACTGTgctttcctgtctgtcagtggAGCTGACCTCTTCTCACCATTTGTTGGGGATTCAGAAAAAGCCTTGGCTCAG ctcttcCGTCAGGCCCGAGCCTGTGCTCCATCCATCCTCTTCCTTGATGAGATTGACTCCATCCTGGGCTCCCGCTCTGACAGTAGAGCGCCCCACAGTGTCCAGGCAAGgatgctgtctgtgctgcttaATGAGCTGGATGGAGTGGGATTTAAGGtccaggagaggagggggacacagagggagagtTGTCATCTTGAGGGATCCACTGAGTTCCAGCAGGAGCAACAG ATGGACTGCCAGGAAGTATGCAACCAGGATGTAATGATTGTAGCTGCAACGAACAGACCTGGAGCGCTGGACAGTGCTCTGCTACGACCAGGCAGGCTGGACCAGATCATCTATGTGCCACCACCTGACATGGAG GCCCGGCTGGCTATCCTAGAGATCTGCACTAAGAGGATGCCTTTGGAGTCTGATGTCTGTCTGAAAGAGCTGGCACGGCAAACCATTCTATTTTCTGGAGCTGACTTGGAAAATCTCTGCAAAGAGGTAAAGAAAT GCAGCACTGTCGACACTACAGGAAGAGGGCATGGATGCTTCCAGCATAAAACACAGATACTTTATTAA